cagcaattggcagtatctgacattgaagtttacggttaaattacctcttatttaaatcttttcataaaaaagttgtttcatttcgtgaaagcagccaaccatagacgatctactttcgatttcaaaaactacaagaaaatacaatttaatgtttcgccgatttgtttatttctcgaaaaataagaatcaaaatcatttttaatatcagtagtaactaaacaaaccagtaagagcttcttcttccgataatttatccccttactgactgcaaaattcaacccacgcaaagtttatagaaatcatacggtgcgtgtttacgttcaatgtgggagaattaaggctgatcggctatgttacctaacgcatccagacgattcagattttgttttttaaaaaagcattgtgtgcgtttctgtaattttatatacgtttttatacgcttagaaattattagacatgcgtatttgcattacttctatacgtaatttacgctaatacgcatcttatctggagccctgtggaactattttttgtctttcgctggatgttacccaagctttgtaagcctgcgcaattcttaaaatgcacatttatgcttaatgagttacattcgagtattgcacaattacaagtcataaatatgacagattacatcgtatattggtcatagcaaagggaattgacacaacttaacttcattcatgcagtgaactgtttgaagtttgagaaatctaatggaactacatcccttcacgtgttattcggtccatttagagaatcgctgaacagcaaggactcgtcaaaaggctttcagcctttagccgactcaaaaatcgtaaaaacaaaatattatatcgtAAATAAGGGGGAAAATGTAATATCTAAAAAGTGCCGCATGTCACCTTAGAGACTTCGTACAATGCCTCTAGTTTAGCATATTTTGTGTATTACTGTTATATCAAACTAAATAATCATGATGTACTTCCTTACGATCTGAGGATGACATAacgtatattttaagaaaattttatttacgTCTATTtacacagatatatatatatatgtattgtttATAGGGCACCATGTTCTTCTTAAAACAATTCTTGATGTGTACTATAAGCATTTTTGTTATCAGTAAAGAACAATAACACAAAACACAATGCCCTTCCTAACCAGTCTATATAACAAATTCTGCAGAAGTAGGCAATTACAAGAAGAGTCTCAGTTTATTGTAAATAGTTTCATTACCTATAAATAAAGAAAAGGTacataattttgtatatattaatGTAGTTGTAATGCGTCTGTAGAATAGATTCTCAAGAAGTCAGAATAATACAATTACAAAAACAGTTTTTGCCATTTGTAGTTATCTACATTAACTGCAAATGAACATGAGCTATTTCAGACTGTACACATTTATACAGTTGTAGTATCCGATGCTGCCTATGTACAGTTTCTTCTCTTCACTATCAAGCGCCATACAGTAGGGTTTCATATCCTCATCCGTTTCCTGCAGTATTATCCTGCTGCTTTTCATGTTTTCTGAAATCAGATGAATGCTTCTGTTACCACAGTAACATACCAGTATAGAACCATCTTCCAATACAGCTAGTCCATCTGCAATTATCAGGTTTTCATGTGTAAAACGTAATAAATCTTCACCGGCCATATTGAAACAAGTTACACGGCTACCACATGAAGCATAGATATACCTATCGTTTGAACATACTGTAACATAATAAACATAATCTGCTACACCACACTCCATTGTTTTCACAACTTTCCCTGATAAATTTAGTATCCTTACTTTTCCGTCTTTCATCCCAACTATCAGGCTTTTTTCTTTAAAAGCTAACCCGTAGCATTCTCCTTTAACTGCCAGTTGCCTGTCTTTAGATAAACCattagaaaatgacaaaatttgtatCAAGTCTTCACTCGGAAGTGTAACAGCAAGCTGGTTGTCTGGTAACAATGTCACATCCCATGGGTATGAGTTCAATTTCAACTTAGAAACGACTGCCATCTGCTTCAAATCAATCATCTTAATGGTGTGGTTTGAGTAGTCAGCAACAGCAAGTCTATATGTGTCAATTACTGCAAGTCCTCTAATCATGCAATCATAGTCATCACTGACAGTCTTAACATTAATTTGATCTATTAGTGTAACTGAAACGCCGGAACTTGACACATTCGCGTGTTGTCTTGGTCCCAACTGAAAGTGTGTGGATAAAGTTGTTCTATTATCTGCAACCTGATCTTGTATTGGTGTAGGTTTGGACTCTCCCCCAGTGTTGAATAACGTTCCTAGGGTAGTCTCTGTCTTCAGCAGATTTTTGATTGTCGAATTCGGTTCAAATATGTAATCCATAGCTTTAGTTTCTTGTTTCAATTTCTGTTCAGTTTTCTTGTCCCCTTTAATTGACTCTTCTCTTTCCTGGCCATGTATGAACATCATGTTGCATTTCTTATCCCGTTCAAGTGTTTTGAACATTCTTTGTTGTGTTTCAATCTTTCTTGTCATTTCGTGGCATTTGGTAAGTGTTGAATCTATCCTCTGATGTTCTCGGGAAAAGAGACTCTCAATTTCTTTGTAGATTCTAGCTTCCCATTCGTCTAGTTTAATGTTGATTTCATGTCTAAACTTCTGAATATCTGCCTTGACTTTATCCTGATTTTCTTGAATGAGTTTCTTGTTCTTTTTCATTGATTTAGCTATTTCATGCACATTTTCATGTAAAGTCTGCAAGGCCTGTAGAAGACTCTGGTACTGAGGACTGGCTATGTAGGTCCTGGAGACATCTGGAATGTAATCTATCTTGCAATTTCTGTGGTTCATCGTCATACATGGGCTGCAACCTAACGTTTTAtgatcattgcaaaaatactCTATTATTTTACCATTGTGTTGCTGGCATGTTTCAGTCAAGTCTTGGGGAATTGTTGGTCTACTTGGATCCTGGGTTTTTGGCATTTGTGTTTTGTCTAGGAGGATATGGTTTCTGAGAGGTGATGGTTTTGTGTGGACTTTGTAGCAGGTCTCACACAAATGTTCGGCACAGTTCTGACAATACCCGAAAGCTTGAACCCGAGATCCTTCTTGTTTACACGGGAGACAGTAAAGCTGGTCAGCATCATCAGAACCACGTGAAAGAGATGATGAGAAATCCTTCTCTCGCCCTCTTCTTCCTGATACTTCCATAGTTTCCACTGAAAAAATAGATCATGTTGATTAAGATCTAGTATTTATAATGAGTTTTTTTGCAGCTTGCAAATACGAAGTAATATTTTAACCTGttacttttgaaatttgatttatttcattttctgtaagCTCAAAAATCTGCAAAGTCCGATTTAGAAGAAGCATTTTGTAATTATCGGACAACTTATTGAAGGTTCTTAATATAAATGGCAACCCAGTCTGAATAGTCTGGATGGAAAAATAATGAATTGTGGGTATTGTTTGGATACAAGATAAATGACTAGACGACACGATGATTATTTTATAGCTTAATTAAGGGTTCGAGCGCCACACCAGTCAAGTATGTTTTACAACTCAACtggtaaaatgaattatttttaaaatggttATCATATAGATAGGAAATGGACactaaactttaaaataaatcctctggaagcatagaaagAAACTTAGCAAAATAACTGAAGAGTCTGTTTGTTCGAGTCTGTTTCCGAGTGAATGTGCCAAAGACTGGATTTTATAGTACAGTCTACTTGGGTATttttgaatcagtctaaaatgtGGGCCACTTTGACGGCTCATGAAAACAAATACTCCGGCAGAAATTACAAAACGGTTATGTGTGTAGCATTAAAGTATCTGTGAACACATTAAATAACCGTtggttttaacatttgtttttttttcttcaagctATAAACACAATACAAATATGAAGCATATTGACTCGAAATGCTAAACTTTCCCGACAAAATATAGAGCAGCTGATCTCTTCATGGGATGCTTTCTTTATTTTCTGGTGATGTACACAAATAAATAATACACGGACAAGATGTAcattgaacatttttaaagtatacCTATTACCCTACAGgtatataattttaaacatttattataaaaagggtatttaaattaaacaaaattcattAGATATGTGATAATTTCGAATCACAATACCATTATATACGAAATATTTCGACCCGCAGAcacgaacaaatatgcattatttcgacctttcgtgttttcgttacttcgacatttcgcctcgccgacacgaacacacgaaatggcagaaatcagccaccatacgaaACAGATGTTTATCTATTACACATGTGTCTCACTTTCCTTTCAATAcccttaaatatttatatttattcgaAAATGTCATAAACTCAGGTCACGGCGGTCGGGAAAATTAGAATGTTATGCAAAGTAAGCGATATATCATAATTCAGATAATGTCTTTTTACTGACAATTTAATGATCTATTCATGAACATGTATAAAGGATATTGCACATGCTAAAGTCCAGTCTAAATTCTTATGAAAATCGATTCGGAATACCCGAGTACGCTGTACCGTCAAGGTCGTATATTATTTTACTgttccgttttttttttacactttttgttAGATAAAACTCtaacatattttctatttgatccaTCAAACCATTTGTGTGTTTAAATGTAATGAATCAGACGTCGGGTCATCTGATATAAGGCGCACTAGGTTATGAGAGATAAAAGCTTGTTTTAATTTTCCTTGTTTCACGGAAcctcaaaaacaaaataataaaaagaatagaTCAATAGATCTGCTCCAATATTCACACATAgagtttttttaaatcaaatttatcaaaaCCTAGGATTTAACATGCTTAGACACGAACTGTAAATACGACCAAGTTTACTAAAaaccatttaaaaatatatatttaaacaacttcAGTTATTTCCAATAGTTATGTACAAAAAGCTAACTTACCGATATCTGTAAGAGAAAAGTTCTGTCCAAATTTACATAACTCGACATAATTTTAAACCTGTTAACAAAATAACATCCTTTGTTTTCGAGGAATTTTGATATAGGTTATACTTCCTTGTTCTACTTTTAGTGTTTCAAGGGAGAGAagtgtaatgattttatatatttattgaacaAGACTGCTAGATACTACTCTCGCTGCGCGACTATATCATTGGACAGGAaaacatatgagccatgccatgagaaaaccaacatagtgggtttgcgaccagcatggatccagaccagcctgcgcatctgcgcagtctggtcaggatccatgctgttcgcttttaaggatgtaggagcgaattttttctaacgtaaagaattttttcatactctgtgagcttgaagaacagtagtttccaagacaaacaagagaagaaaaaacataggtcaccgaactcgttttcattttatagggcattttcttcacccactgcttaagcatttctgaaattttgtaaaattagaaaaatggtgatactttatgaaacatataatatcccacttaatgttatagggatttcaggtgttacaggttaatatgaatacaaggtgatgccagtattatataagcataaatgtcactaacaattctctttcattttcacatattgacataattaccccacccactttattgtcaatggaaaaaacgtatttagatctacaaaaatatttctgacgtttagattttcaaaatattttgcagctttaatgacccagaaaaatgcttcaaaatggaaagaaaaaaagttggg
The genomic region above belongs to Mercenaria mercenaria strain notata chromosome 12, MADL_Memer_1, whole genome shotgun sequence and contains:
- the LOC123535039 gene encoding uncharacterized protein LOC123535039, whose product is MEVSGRRGREKDFSSSLSRGSDDADQLYCLPCKQEGSRVQAFGYCQNCAEHLCETCYKVHTKPSPLRNHILLDKTQMPKTQDPSRPTIPQDLTETCQQHNGKIIEYFCNDHKTLGCSPCMTMNHRNCKIDYIPDVSRTYIASPQYQSLLQALQTLHENVHEIAKSMKKNKKLIQENQDKVKADIQKFRHEINIKLDEWEARIYKEIESLFSREHQRIDSTLTKCHEMTRKIETQQRMFKTLERDKKCNMMFIHGQEREESIKGDKKTEQKLKQETKAMDYIFEPNSTIKNLLKTETTLGTLFNTGGESKPTPIQDQVADNRTTLSTHFQLGPRQHANVSSSGVSVTLIDQINVKTVSDDYDCMIRGLAVIDTYRLAVADYSNHTIKMIDLKQMAVVSKLKLNSYPWDVTLLPDNQLAVTLPSEDLIQILSFSNGLSKDRQLAVKGECYGLAFKEKSLIVGMKDGKVRILNLSGKVVKTMECGVADYVYYVTVCSNDRYIYASCGSRVTCFNMAGEDLLRFTHENLIIADGLAVLEDGSILVCYCGNRSIHLISENMKSSRIILQETDEDMKPYCMALDSEEKKLYIGSIGYYNCINVYSLK